CTCTCAAAAGAAGGCGTGTCGGAGCCCACTTCCCGCTGGTTGACGATGCTTTTCTTGTGGGAGTGGAGGTACTCGATGGGATCCTCGATGGTCACGATGTGGCAGGAGCGGGTGGTGTTGATGTACTCAATCATGGAGGCAAGGGTGGTCGATTTTCCGCTTCCTGTGGGCCCGGTGACAAGCACAAGGCCTCGGGGAAGAGAGGCAAGACGTTGAAGAACCTCCTTTGGGAGGTGGAGCTCATCCATTGTCGGGATACGGTAGCTCAAAGCTCTAATCGCCAAACCACAGGAACCCCGCTGCCGGTAGACGTTGACCCGGAAGCGCCCCAGGTCGGGAATGCCCACTGAAAAGTCAAGCTCAAGATCCTTGAGGAACTTCGCCCACCGCTCATCCCCGGTTAAAGCTCTCGCCATCGCCTCGGTATCCTGGGGTTTCAGGGGTGGGTAGTGGTCAAGAGGGGTCAGATTCCCATGGATACGAACGGTTGGAGGAATCCCCACGGTGAGGTGGAGATCAGAGGCTCCAAGGTCCACGGTTTTCTTGAGAAGCTCAAAGATATCCGGCGTCATAGCTTCATCCCCTCAACCTTCTTATATCGGCATTCCTTTCTGAAACTTTACACCCGCGCCGTGACTCGGTACATTTCCTCTAAGGTCGTCACCCCTCTGAGGACCTTGCGGATGGCGTTTTCCCTGAGCGTTTTCATGCCCTTGGCGCAGGCTCTTTCGGTAATCTCCCGCTCCGTAGCGTTCCGCAAAACCAAAGCCCTGAGGTCATCATCCATCACGAGGACTTCGCTCACCGCAATGCGGCCCCGGTACCCGGTCTTGTTGCACTCCGGACACCCTTTCCCCCGGAAGAGGACGAGGTGGTCTTTTTCTCCACCGGTGAGCTCCCGGGCAATGGGACCGTGGACTTCGAACTCCACCTTGCACCGCTCGCAGATTTTCCGCACTAAGCGCTGGGCAACGACCCCAATGAGGGCAGAGGCAATGAGGTAGGAAG
This window of the Candidatus Caldatribacterium sp. genome carries:
- a CDS encoding type IV pilus twitching motility protein PilT, translating into MTPDIFELLKKTVDLGASDLHLTVGIPPTVRIHGNLTPLDHYPPLKPQDTEAMARALTGDERWAKFLKDLELDFSVGIPDLGRFRVNVYRQRGSCGLAIRALSYRIPTMDELHLPKEVLQRLASLPRGLVLVTGPTGSGKSTTLASMIEYINTTRSCHIVTIEDPIEYLHSHKKSIVNQREVGSDTPSFESALIHALREDPDVILVGEMRSLETISIALQAAETGHLVLATLHTNNAPQTVDRIVDVFPPHQQTQVRVQLAGCLQGIIAQQLLPRADGKGRVPAVEVMIANTAIRNLIREGKSHQIYTIMQASLAEGMITMDRALFELYKKGLVTWEEALSRAIDQKEFATWRNRF